ATCCTTCACTCCGTTCAGGATGACGGCAACGGCAATAGCAATGGCAGCGGCAACAGTGTGTGTTCTGCCTTCCTGATTGGCGGTTTGTGCAAGAGATGTCTGGAGAGGTGTTAGATGATGAACATTTACGTGTATCTGTTTTTTCTGCTGCCGTTTGCCGGGATGATCGTCGCCGTGGTGGTTCTGGCGCGGGACAGGTGGGTTCGCGGTCATCCACGCCACTCCGGGTTGCGATAGGGGGTTGGCTTGGTTGGTTCAAGAATCAAGTGCAAATGTGAGCCTGACTGAAGGTCCTTACCTCCCACTCAACGCGATGAGACTGCGATGAATGGGGCTCCCGGCGTTGCTTGAGGATCTGAATGGCGGGGGATAGTGTGGCTCTCACTCGGGCTCTGAGACGAGGATGTGGACGTGGTTGGGCACGACGACATAGCCGTTGATGTGGAAGAGATATTCTTGGCGGGCTTGTTCGAAGATTTCTACGAAGCGGTCGCGGGCTTCGGGGTGCCGAGGATGTTTCGTTTGCGGAAGCAGCTGAAGGTGATGAAGTGGAGGTGGCCAGTTTGATGGTATCGGTTCAGGCCCAGGGACATGGGGTTAGTTTAGCGGAGGCGGTTCGCGCCTGCCGGCGCGAATACCCCACCCTATCGCGATGAGACTGCGAAAGGATGGGGCACCCGGCGTATACCTTGGGTCGGGCTGGATCAGCTTCGCCGTTCTTCCCGTTGGCTGGAGGATGAGCGGGAGCGCTTCGATGGTTTCGCAATTACTACAAAGTTGTAGTGCAGTTACTAGTGGGTGACTGCATAGTGGAGTGGGTTCGCAGGAATGCTTGAAGGATGGCGACTCCAGCGTGCCTGAAGTGAGTACAGGAAGCCAGCCAGAGAGAGGGCGTGAATCATGCTTGACGGACTTCGCAGGACTTACTGCACGATTCTGGGTTTCGCTATTTTGAGTGCGACTCCAGCTTTTGCTAATCATGTGGACACTGCCAACGTTACGGTGACCTGCAACGCGTTCAGCCTTTCGGTAGACGCGTCCGCGCTATCCCCGGGGACGAAGTACGAGATCAGTTATACGATTGAGACTTCGCCGTATGCCGGGCCGGCCATTACCGGGGTTATTCCGTTTACTGCGAGCTCCACGACGACCTTCGAGGCTACGATCTGGGGTTCTTTTCCGGCTCTGATTGGGACTTATAACTTCAACGGTACGGCCAGCCTGGTGGGGCATAATACGGTGCCGATCGCGTTTTCGCCGACGAGCCTGTCGTGCGGCCAGCCTCCGCCGCCGCCCAACTCGGGCAAGGGAATCGACACGGCGAGTTTCAACGGAACTCCTCTGGTGTCGGGGGACTATGTGTGGTTCAACGGGAACTTCAGTGTGAAGAATATTCCCAAGACCGGGGGTGTTATTACTTTTACGGGTTCGAGGATTCTAGATGTAGAGAATGGCTCGCTGTTTACGAGTGCGGCGCCAAATGCTCAGATCACGTTTTCGCCGACGGCGACCTGTAGTTCGACGACGTTCAGTACGATGACCAATACGTGGATCACCACGGTTCCGTTGAAGGGAGACGACGAGATCTTCCTGAGTGGCGTGGCGATACCTGTGCCGACGGGCGGGGTGTTGGGAGGGATCAACGTGACCTGGAGCGGCGTGTTCGACACGACGGGAGCGCCGGGGATGTCGATCGATTGGAAGTGGGGAGCTGCCGTTTATACCAGCATCGCGACTGACCCGAACTCGCTTGGGGTGAAGGCTGGGCATGAGACGGCTTGCGGCCAGAGCAACGGGGATCACGCCGGCGCTCCTGAAGGCGTCAATAACAGGAATCAACGCTGGAAGCAGTTTGTGATCGGGGGCGCGAGAGGGGGCGGAGGTTCAAACTCGACGGGCTCGTGGAGTGGCACGGATACTGTTACGCCCACGGCTGTGGTCACTTCTGGTCCTGGGCCGAAGGGATGAAGTCCACCGCTTGTGTTAGGGATTGAAAGTCGCCGGTGCAACGGGAAGATTCGTTGCACCGGTTTCTTTTGGGTTGGAGAGACGTCTTGCCGGACGGCCTCCTGCGCTCAGTCACCCCACAAACGAAGACCTGTTTGTAGGGACGGCGCCCACTTCGTGACTTGTATACCTTGTCTGGGCTCGACTGGTTCTACTCGTCCTCCCGCTGGTCGGAGGAGAATAAGAGCTGATCTGCCGCGATTACTTGTAGCTTTTTGCGGTGGCGAAGCGCTTGTTGATCTCGTCCCAGTTGACGGTGTTCCACCAGGCAGCGAGGTAGTCGGGGCGCTTGTTCTGATATTTGAGGTAGTAGGCGTGCTCCCAGACATCGTTGCCGAGGATGGGGTAGTGGCCCTGCGAGATGGGATTGTCCTGGTTGGCGGTGGTGGAGATTTTGAGCTTGCCGCCATCGAAGGTGAGCCAGCCCCAGCCGGAGCCGAACTGCTTGGCGGTGGTCTCGTTGAACTGCTTCTTGAAGTCTTCGAAGGAGCCGAAGTCGGCTTTGATCTGTGCGGCAATCTCGCCGGAGGGTTCTCCGCCGCCCTTGGGCTTCATGATCTGCCAGAACATGGTGTGGTTGACGTGGCCGCCGCCGTTGTTCTGGACGACCTTGCGAACGTCTTCGGGGATGCTGGCGAGGTCCTTGAGGAGATCCTCGGGGGATTTTTTGCCGAGCTCTGCGTGCTTCTCTACCGCGCCGTTGAGATTGGTGACATAGGTCTGGTGATGCTTGTCGTGGTGGAGCTTCATCGTCGCTTCGTCGATGGAGGGCTCGAGCGCCGCGTAATCGTAGGGCAAAGGTGGTAGTTCGTAGGCCACAGTAGTTCTCCTGTCGTCGTTCGTGTTGTCAGTCAGGAGGATCCTGACTGCCTGAGTGAGTTCGATGCTGTCCGGAGGGTGCGCGATGCACCGGGGCGGGTCGGCACAGCCCCTCAAAATCATAATCTACCCATGGATTCATCGCTCTTTGACGGAGAGATGTAACCGACTTTCGAGTTTTGCGCTCTAATAGGAACCAATGAACGACCTGACTGCTTCTTACCGCTGGCTTGACGATGATGGAGCTGCCTTTGGCGCTCCCGGGATGGAACCGCGCTGGACTTCGAGCGAAAAAGACGCTGTGTCGACGGCGTATGCTGCCTCGAGCCGGGTTTGGTTTACGGTATCGCATGGGACGTTGAACGAGATTTATTACCCGACGATCGACCGTCCGCAGACCCGCGATATGGAGCTGCTGTTCAGCGATGGCGAGACGTTCTTCCATGAAGAGAAGCGCAACTTTGAGTATGACTTTCACTACATTGATGCGGCGGCTCCTGCGGTTCGGGTGGTGGCGAGCGACCTGGATGGCCGGTATACGGTGACCAAGGAGTTCATCAGCGATCCACATCATCCGGTGGTGCTGATGAATGTGAAGA
The nucleotide sequence above comes from Tunturibacter empetritectus. Encoded proteins:
- a CDS encoding superoxide dismutase, whose translation is MAYELPPLPYDYAALEPSIDEATMKLHHDKHHQTYVTNLNGAVEKHAELGKKSPEDLLKDLASIPEDVRKVVQNNGGGHVNHTMFWQIMKPKGGGEPSGEIAAQIKADFGSFEDFKKQFNETTAKQFGSGWGWLTFDGGKLKISTTANQDNPISQGHYPILGNDVWEHAYYLKYQNKRPDYLAAWWNTVNWDEINKRFATAKSYK